The following proteins are encoded in a genomic region of Lactiplantibacillus plantarum:
- a CDS encoding phenylalanine--tRNA ligase subunit alpha: protein MSLQDRLTELRDQGLADIKSADVLKKVNQVKVDLLGKKGPITEVLRGMRDLSPEERPKVGAYANEVRDRIQAAIDERREELEQAAVNEQLAAEKLDVTLPGREVPQGQPHVITQIITELEDLFMGMGYQIVDGDEVEEDYYNFERLNLPKDHPARDMQDTFYITKDVLLRTQTSADQPRSLENHDFSKGPLKVLSPGRVYRRDTDDATHSHQFHQIEGLVVDKHITMADLKGTLILVAKTLFGDQFDVRLRPSFFPFTEPSVEADVTCFNCNGKGCAICKQTGWIEVLGAGMVHPHVLEMSGIDPEEYGGFAFGLGPDRFAMLKYGVDDIRNFYLNDVRFLSQFYKKG, encoded by the coding sequence ATGAGTTTACAAGATCGATTAACCGAATTACGCGATCAAGGCTTGGCCGATATTAAATCCGCCGATGTTTTGAAAAAGGTTAACCAAGTCAAAGTTGATTTACTTGGCAAAAAGGGTCCGATTACAGAAGTATTGCGCGGAATGCGCGACTTAAGCCCGGAAGAACGGCCAAAGGTGGGCGCTTATGCCAACGAAGTTCGTGACCGGATTCAGGCTGCGATTGATGAACGCCGTGAAGAACTGGAACAAGCAGCCGTTAATGAGCAATTGGCTGCCGAAAAACTGGACGTGACGTTACCGGGTCGGGAAGTTCCACAAGGTCAGCCTCACGTGATTACCCAGATTATTACTGAATTGGAAGATCTATTTATGGGAATGGGCTATCAAATTGTTGATGGTGATGAAGTTGAAGAAGATTACTACAACTTTGAACGGTTGAACTTACCGAAGGACCATCCCGCCCGTGACATGCAAGACACGTTCTATATTACCAAAGACGTGCTACTACGCACGCAGACGTCTGCTGATCAGCCGCGGTCACTTGAAAATCACGATTTTTCTAAAGGACCGCTGAAGGTCTTGTCACCTGGCCGCGTTTATCGGCGTGATACGGATGATGCAACCCATTCCCATCAATTTCATCAAATTGAAGGGTTAGTCGTGGACAAGCATATTACGATGGCTGATTTGAAGGGCACCTTAATTCTGGTTGCCAAGACTTTGTTTGGCGATCAATTCGATGTTCGGCTACGGCCAAGCTTCTTTCCATTCACGGAACCATCCGTAGAAGCTGATGTAACTTGCTTTAATTGCAATGGCAAGGGCTGTGCAATCTGTAAGCAAACGGGTTGGATCGAAGTACTGGGTGCCGGCATGGTTCACCCCCACGTGTTAGAAATGTCTGGCATTGATCCAGAAGAATATGGTGGTTTTGCCTTTGGGTTAGGACCAGACCGCTTTGCAATGTTGAAATACGGTGTTGACGATATCCGCAACTTCTACTTGAATGACGTGCGGTTCTTGTCACAGTTCTATAAGAAAGGTTAG
- the pheT gene encoding phenylalanine--tRNA ligase subunit beta, with the protein MRISTTWLRDYLKLDIPADELAEKIERTAVEVDGVIRPSEGLKKVVVGHVLTCEPHPDSDHLHVCQVDVGESEPLQIVCGAPNVAAGEKVIVALPNSWIGGHTKIKKSKMRGVPSNGMLCALDELGFDEKLVPKEVADGIFILPDDATPGDPVFSYLGMDDEIIDMSVTPNRGDMLSMNGTAHELAAIYDQQPTMPKVDLHEDATTVAADDLHVAVAADEHDVPMYKMRLIKNVTIKPSPLWLQIRIWNAGMRPINNVVDATNYILMQYGQPLHAFDFDQLNDGQINVRLAKAGEHLTTLDGEDRELLTSDLLICSGDQPICLAGTMGGLATEVTDQTTTIALEGAVFDAVKIRKTAHNHDLHSEASMRYERGIDHGMTATALDAAAAMIAELGDGQVASGMVIGRDEDVQPTTVTIDLARINHVLGTELSLDTVSDIFKRLDFPTVVANETFTVTVPSRRWDIHIPADLIEEIARLYGYDNLPATLPTGQPTIGKLNEIQQVIRDSRKLMESAGLTQAISYSLTTETKSKAFALHASDVTKLDFPMSSERTTLRLSLVSGLLDDLAYNNARKEHNVALYEEGRVFYSQPEQVRPKEIEHIAGAITGSMVPKSWGVAEQPVDFFQIKGIVAGYLKSLALQDAVSYVATAEHPEMHPGRTADIYVGDQLVGFVGEVHPTTAKAYKIRETYVFELDLTALIALPKARQQYQPISKFPSITRDVAMLIDDDVTNATVVALINKKGGAHLRHVQLFDVYNGSHVPAGKKSLAYTLTYQDQNATLVDDDVTTAFEKVLTALTDELGAEIR; encoded by the coding sequence ATGAGAATTTCTACGACATGGTTACGCGATTATTTGAAGCTGGACATTCCGGCCGATGAATTAGCAGAAAAGATTGAACGGACGGCCGTTGAAGTTGACGGTGTTATTCGTCCCAGTGAAGGATTGAAAAAAGTTGTAGTGGGGCACGTCTTAACGTGTGAGCCACATCCAGATTCTGATCATCTCCACGTTTGTCAAGTGGACGTAGGCGAATCAGAACCCTTGCAAATCGTTTGTGGGGCACCTAACGTTGCGGCTGGCGAAAAGGTGATCGTGGCGTTACCCAATTCATGGATTGGTGGTCACACTAAGATCAAGAAGAGTAAGATGCGGGGAGTTCCATCAAATGGGATGCTGTGCGCCTTAGACGAACTTGGTTTTGATGAAAAGTTAGTTCCAAAAGAAGTTGCGGATGGTATTTTCATTCTGCCTGACGATGCCACGCCAGGTGATCCGGTCTTTTCATACCTAGGGATGGATGATGAAATTATTGACATGTCCGTTACCCCTAACCGTGGTGACATGCTTAGTATGAATGGTACGGCGCATGAACTTGCTGCCATTTACGACCAACAACCAACGATGCCGAAAGTTGATTTGCATGAAGATGCTACGACGGTGGCTGCGGATGATCTACATGTGGCTGTCGCTGCCGACGAACATGATGTCCCAATGTACAAAATGCGTCTAATTAAAAACGTTACGATTAAGCCAAGTCCGTTATGGCTCCAAATTCGAATTTGGAATGCTGGTATGCGGCCAATCAATAACGTCGTTGACGCAACGAACTACATTTTGATGCAATATGGACAACCGCTACATGCTTTTGACTTTGATCAATTGAATGACGGTCAAATTAACGTCCGGTTGGCGAAAGCTGGCGAGCATTTAACGACGTTAGATGGTGAAGATCGCGAATTACTAACGAGTGATCTGTTGATTTGTAGTGGCGATCAACCAATTTGTTTGGCTGGGACGATGGGTGGCCTAGCGACCGAAGTCACTGATCAGACTACGACCATTGCGTTGGAAGGTGCGGTTTTTGATGCAGTTAAGATTCGTAAAACTGCCCATAATCATGACTTACACAGCGAAGCTTCAATGCGCTACGAACGGGGCATTGACCACGGCATGACCGCAACGGCCTTAGACGCTGCCGCAGCCATGATTGCAGAACTTGGTGATGGTCAAGTTGCTAGTGGTATGGTCATCGGTCGTGACGAGGATGTGCAACCAACGACAGTAACCATTGACTTAGCACGGATCAACCACGTCTTAGGAACTGAGTTGTCATTGGACACGGTCAGTGATATTTTTAAACGATTGGACTTTCCAACGGTCGTTGCTAATGAAACGTTCACGGTTACGGTGCCATCACGGCGTTGGGATATCCATATTCCGGCTGACCTTATCGAAGAAATCGCCCGGCTATACGGTTATGATAACTTACCAGCGACCCTACCAACGGGCCAACCAACAATCGGTAAGCTTAATGAGATCCAACAGGTGATTCGTGACTCACGTAAGTTAATGGAAAGTGCTGGCCTCACGCAAGCCATCAGTTACTCATTGACCACGGAGACTAAGTCGAAGGCCTTTGCGCTTCATGCTAGTGACGTCACTAAATTAGACTTTCCAATGAGTTCAGAACGGACCACGCTACGCTTGAGTCTAGTTTCTGGTTTGCTGGATGATTTAGCTTATAACAATGCTCGTAAGGAACACAATGTGGCATTGTATGAAGAAGGACGGGTCTTTTACAGTCAACCTGAACAAGTCCGGCCGAAGGAAATTGAACACATTGCCGGAGCTATTACGGGTTCCATGGTTCCCAAGAGCTGGGGCGTTGCCGAACAACCCGTTGATTTCTTCCAGATTAAGGGTATCGTGGCTGGTTATCTGAAGAGTCTGGCGTTGCAAGATGCCGTTAGTTACGTTGCCACGGCCGAACATCCAGAGATGCATCCTGGTCGGACAGCTGATATTTACGTTGGTGACCAGTTAGTCGGTTTCGTCGGTGAAGTTCATCCAACGACTGCCAAAGCCTACAAGATTCGGGAAACTTATGTCTTTGAACTGGATTTAACGGCGTTGATTGCCTTACCAAAAGCGCGTCAACAGTATCAACCAATTTCCAAGTTCCCAAGTATCACCCGGGACGTGGCGATGTTGATTGATGACGATGTGACCAACGCAACCGTAGTTGCCTTGATCAACAAGAAGGGCGGCGCGCATTTACGGCACGTTCAACTCTTTGATGTTTATAATGGGAGTCACGTGCCAGCGGGTAAAAAGTCGCTAGCTTATACGTTAACGTATCAAGACCAAAACGCAACGTTAGTCGATGATGATGTTACGACAGCATTTGAAAAAGTACTGACAGCCTTAACGGATGAATTAGGTGCTGAAATTCGTTAG
- the mltG gene encoding endolytic transglycosylase MltG: MEGRVLNNNQDNQDQKDQNDSQDRGVNEPNRSEQKQRKSFSKHVIGGVVGILVVLLIIVGVLGYRYFDNATQPYDSSDNRVVQVDIPYGANGKKIADILQREKVIKSGFVFEYWTKAHNLSNFHAGYYQLKPSMSLAQIAKALNKGGSSEPVQSSSGKVLIVEGSQIKTIAKTVQKQTDFTSAEFLALMKDQTFIKSLAKKYPQLLNSAMSAKQVRYRLEGYLFPATYVVGKKTTLKQLVTQMVSKTNDELEPYYAQIKKSKMSVQEVMTLASLVEREGSTTKDRRLIAGVFLNRLDAKWRLDSDISVFYAINSNKSTLTNKDLQTDSPYNLRLNLGYGPGPFNSPSLTSIKAVLDPAQRSKGYMYFVADLKTGDVYYAKDAAGHAANIKKVSKHNEAAEK; encoded by the coding sequence ATGGAGGGGCGAGTCTTGAATAACAACCAGGATAACCAAGATCAGAAGGATCAAAACGATTCACAAGATCGTGGGGTAAATGAACCTAATCGTTCAGAACAAAAACAGCGGAAATCATTTTCGAAACACGTTATTGGTGGCGTTGTTGGTATTTTAGTCGTACTTTTAATTATTGTGGGGGTATTGGGTTATCGATATTTTGATAATGCGACGCAACCATATGACAGTAGCGACAATCGCGTCGTTCAAGTTGATATCCCGTACGGTGCTAATGGTAAGAAAATTGCCGATATTTTACAGCGCGAAAAGGTGATCAAGAGTGGTTTTGTCTTTGAATACTGGACGAAAGCACACAACTTATCAAACTTTCACGCGGGCTACTATCAGTTGAAGCCTTCGATGTCACTTGCTCAAATCGCGAAGGCCTTGAATAAAGGTGGTTCATCGGAACCGGTTCAGAGTTCTAGTGGTAAAGTCCTAATCGTTGAAGGTAGTCAGATTAAGACGATTGCGAAGACGGTTCAAAAACAAACTGATTTCACGTCGGCAGAATTTCTAGCCTTAATGAAGGATCAAACATTCATCAAATCATTGGCCAAGAAGTATCCACAATTGTTGAATTCAGCGATGAGTGCTAAGCAAGTTCGCTATCGTTTAGAAGGCTATTTGTTCCCGGCAACTTATGTTGTTGGTAAGAAAACAACTTTGAAACAATTAGTAACGCAGATGGTTTCGAAGACTAATGATGAGCTTGAACCATACTACGCGCAAATTAAGAAGTCGAAGATGTCCGTGCAAGAAGTAATGACCTTAGCGTCCTTAGTTGAACGTGAAGGCAGTACGACGAAAGATCGGCGGTTGATTGCTGGCGTCTTCTTGAATCGGTTAGATGCTAAGTGGCGCTTGGATTCTGATATTTCAGTGTTCTATGCGATCAATTCTAACAAGTCAACGTTAACGAATAAAGATTTGCAGACTGATTCACCGTATAACTTACGGTTGAACTTAGGCTACGGCCCCGGACCGTTCAACAGTCCTAGTTTAACATCGATCAAGGCAGTCTTAGATCCTGCACAACGGAGCAAGGGTTACATGTATTTCGTAGCAGATTTGAAGACTGGTGATGTCTATTATGCAAAGGATGCTGCGGGTCACGCGGCAAACATCAAGAAGGTTTCGAAGCACAACGAAGCCGCTGAAAAATAA
- the udk gene encoding uridine kinase: MTENKHRRPVVIGVTGGSGSGKTTVSNAIYNQLSGQSLLILQQDSYYNDQSEMTMAERHAVNYDHPLAFDTDLMIKQIKQLLAYQPIEKPVYDYEQYTRSDKTIHQEPRDVIIVEGVLILDDQRLRDLMDIKVFVDTDDDIRIIRRIQRDIKERGRTLDSVIGQYLATVKPMYHQFVEPTKRYADLIVPEGGENEVAIDLLTTKVRSIL; encoded by the coding sequence ATGACTGAAAATAAACATCGCCGACCAGTAGTCATCGGGGTAACTGGTGGTTCCGGTAGTGGTAAAACTACGGTCAGCAATGCAATTTACAACCAATTATCTGGTCAATCATTGTTGATCTTACAACAGGATTCCTATTACAATGATCAAAGTGAAATGACAATGGCTGAGCGCCATGCCGTTAATTACGACCACCCACTGGCTTTCGATACAGATTTGATGATTAAGCAAATCAAGCAGTTGCTGGCCTATCAACCAATTGAAAAGCCGGTCTATGATTACGAGCAGTATACGCGTAGCGACAAGACCATTCATCAAGAACCGCGTGATGTGATCATTGTCGAAGGGGTATTGATCCTAGATGATCAGCGTTTACGCGACCTGATGGATATTAAGGTGTTCGTCGATACCGACGATGATATTCGAATCATTCGGCGCATTCAGCGTGATATCAAAGAGCGGGGCCGGACACTAGACTCTGTGATTGGTCAATATTTGGCGACGGTCAAACCAATGTATCATCAGTTTGTGGAACCAACGAAACGTTATGCCGATCTAATTGTGCCAGAAGGTGGCGAAAATGAAGTTGCCATTGATTTATTGACAACTAAAGTTCGTTCAATTTTATA